The Salegentibacter mishustinae genome includes a window with the following:
- a CDS encoding IS1595 family transposase, whose product MDKFKGKNILDFMKVFPDDGSCREYLANLKWHDGFTCPKCGHTKGCLKKDHKYHCYGCGKVESSTAGTLFHKVKFGLRKAFCIVFEMSTTSKSLSSIQMGERYGIRQGTAWYFMHKVRSAMESSKKHPLKGLVHVDEFIIGGQEENAPGRSYNTRKTKVIIAVELNEERKVKRAYAKVIDDYSAKSFTPLFEQHISEEAKVVTDKWRGYSPLKKKYNIEQVPSNKGKNFKELHIIIHKIKSWLRTVHAPISKQHVRRYLDEYSYRLNRSQSKQTIFHNNIKRMIQGKPRLHSQIINGS is encoded by the coding sequence ATGGATAAATTTAAAGGTAAAAATATCCTAGACTTTATGAAAGTCTTTCCGGATGATGGGTCATGTAGGGAATATTTGGCTAACTTGAAATGGCACGATGGATTTACTTGTCCAAAATGCGGTCATACTAAAGGATGCTTAAAAAAAGACCATAAGTATCATTGCTATGGTTGTGGAAAGGTAGAATCTTCAACGGCCGGAACACTTTTTCATAAGGTCAAGTTCGGGCTACGAAAAGCCTTTTGTATCGTTTTTGAGATGAGTACAACTAGCAAAAGCCTCTCCAGTATCCAAATGGGCGAACGTTATGGTATCCGCCAGGGCACAGCCTGGTATTTTATGCACAAAGTACGCTCGGCAATGGAAAGCAGCAAAAAACATCCTTTGAAAGGTTTGGTTCATGTCGATGAATTTATCATTGGCGGACAAGAAGAAAATGCTCCTGGCAGAAGCTACAACACCCGTAAAACCAAGGTTATAATAGCGGTGGAGCTTAATGAAGAACGCAAAGTTAAACGTGCCTACGCCAAGGTAATTGACGATTATTCCGCCAAGTCATTTACCCCATTGTTCGAACAGCATATATCTGAAGAAGCAAAGGTGGTTACCGACAAATGGCGAGGTTACAGCCCATTAAAGAAAAAGTATAATATCGAGCAGGTACCTAGTAATAAAGGAAAAAATTTCAAGGAACTTCATATTATAATCCACAAGATAAAGTCTTGGTTGAGGACAGTTCATGCGCCTATTTCAAAACAACATGTCAGAAGGTACCTGGATGAATATTCATACAGGTTGAATCGATCACAGTCAAAACAAACCATTTTTCACAATAATATAAAGAGAATGATACAAGGAAAACCACGGCTACATTCCCAAATTATTAATGGTAGCTAA
- a CDS encoding DUF2231 domain-containing protein — MVVHFPIVLLIFGVILQLIQIFILKPNMDWVILLMVGVGFMGAYIAGVYAHPHTHDLTETAKSVLEQHDKFAEWTIYSSAIAATLKLVSVFLLKQNRLFEILVFLVLAFSAYSVSEAGHYGSQLVYLEGVGPQGNYLEPEKTNENSKDEGHSH; from the coding sequence ATGGTTGTTCATTTTCCTATTGTCCTACTCATTTTTGGGGTAATTTTACAACTTATCCAAATTTTTATATTAAAACCTAATATGGATTGGGTGATTTTGCTTATGGTGGGTGTTGGCTTTATGGGAGCTTATATTGCCGGGGTATATGCCCATCCTCATACACATGATTTAACTGAAACAGCCAAAAGTGTGCTGGAACAACACGATAAATTTGCTGAATGGACTATCTATTCCAGTGCCATCGCGGCTACTTTAAAATTGGTGAGCGTGTTTTTACTTAAACAGAACCGCCTTTTTGAAATTTTAGTTTTTCTGGTGCTGGCTTTTTCAGCTTATTCAGTTTCAGAAGCTGGGCACTATGGCTCGCAATTAGTTTACCTTGAAGGCGTAGGACCACAGGGCAACTACCTGGAACCTGAAAAAACAAATGAGAATAGCAAAGACGAAGGACATTCGCATTAA
- a CDS encoding DUF302 domain-containing protein has translation MKYYFNKTIKGDFEQVIDQVTRELEKEGFGVLTEIDVTGTLKKKLDVDFRNYRILGACNAPYAHKALEVEDKIGTMLPCNVIVQEKESGQIEIAAVNPIASMQAVENKALGKVAQEIKGKLEKIISKL, from the coding sequence ATGAAATACTATTTTAATAAAACGATAAAAGGAGATTTTGAGCAGGTAATTGATCAGGTAACCCGGGAACTGGAAAAAGAAGGCTTTGGCGTTTTAACTGAAATTGATGTTACTGGCACTTTAAAGAAGAAACTGGATGTGGATTTCAGAAATTATCGCATCCTGGGAGCATGTAATGCGCCTTACGCCCATAAGGCATTAGAGGTCGAAGATAAGATTGGCACCATGCTGCCTTGTAATGTTATAGTTCAGGAGAAAGAATCGGGCCAAATTGAAATTGCGGCCGTTAACCCTATAGCCTCGATGCAGGCTGTAGAAAATAAAGCTTTGGGAAAAGTTGCCCAGGAAATAAAAGGGAAACTCGAAAAAATTATTTCAAAATTATAG
- a CDS encoding SHOCT domain-containing protein: MMMFWWIVIGLIVVAAVFLPLSNWLGKNQRTGDSPIQILEKRYAKGEISKEEFEEQKNNLKRK, from the coding sequence ATGATGATGTTTTGGTGGATTGTAATAGGGCTTATTGTCGTGGCAGCAGTCTTTCTGCCCTTAAGTAATTGGTTAGGTAAAAATCAGAGAACAGGCGATAGCCCTATACAAATACTTGAGAAAAGATACGCAAAGGGAGAAATAAGTAAAGAAGAATTTGAAGAGCAAAAAAATAATCTCAAAAGAAAATGA
- a CDS encoding multicopper oxidase family protein codes for MMKKNVNRRNFIQTASLAAAGFYVMPFFASCKSDTSTRHPETVNKMDKDFIADLDLQLTALPSQTSIYPNSSTKTYSYKASIIKGSEDNLQNIEGSYLGPVIRVKKGDKVRVRYENQIPAESIVHWHGLHVSHENDGHPEHVISEGETYYYEFEVMNRAGTYWFHPHPHKHTGEQVYKGLAGLFIVSDKEEGKLNLPQGEYDIPVVIQDRTFNDNKQLQYLGDGEMDRMQGFLGEQILINGKIDNTLNLGANGKYRLRLLNGSNSRAYKLAWDNGEPITVFGVDGGLLEAPKKLPFLILGPAQRVDVWLDLSQQSENSRIKLVHLPIPLDMMGGGMMNGGMMGNSSSNHLPYDTQFDILEINVGAFAENNAQLPGELSSFNTLAATDAINKDNPRTFTFAMGGMMEWTINGRTYNGTEVAEEETVKLDTTEIWRINNGNQFSSDPDDDSGMMGGGMHGNGGMMGGQGGMGNMMQMPHPVHIHQLQFNILNRNADKVDDKLWEATKDGFINEGWQDSVYLLPGMQMDLIMRFEDYKGLFLYHCHNLEHEDMGMMRNFKIV; via the coding sequence ATGATGAAAAAAAACGTAAACAGAAGGAATTTTATACAAACTGCAAGCCTGGCAGCAGCAGGTTTCTATGTAATGCCTTTTTTTGCCTCCTGTAAATCGGATACCTCCACCCGGCATCCTGAGACCGTAAATAAAATGGACAAGGATTTTATTGCCGATTTAGATCTACAACTTACCGCATTACCTTCCCAGACCAGCATCTATCCAAACAGTAGTACCAAAACATATTCCTATAAAGCATCTATCATAAAAGGTAGCGAAGATAATTTACAAAATATAGAGGGTAGCTATTTAGGACCTGTTATTCGGGTAAAGAAAGGGGATAAGGTTAGGGTGAGGTATGAAAACCAGATTCCGGCCGAATCTATTGTGCACTGGCATGGCCTGCACGTGTCTCACGAGAATGATGGCCACCCAGAGCATGTAATAAGTGAAGGCGAAACCTACTATTATGAATTTGAAGTAATGAACAGGGCTGGAACGTATTGGTTTCACCCACATCCGCATAAACATACCGGGGAACAGGTATATAAGGGACTGGCAGGATTGTTTATCGTATCTGATAAAGAAGAAGGAAAATTAAATCTACCCCAGGGTGAATATGATATTCCCGTGGTGATCCAGGACAGGACTTTTAATGATAATAAACAGCTCCAATACCTGGGCGATGGAGAGATGGATCGAATGCAGGGTTTTTTAGGTGAGCAAATATTGATCAATGGTAAAATTGATAATACCCTGAACCTGGGCGCAAACGGGAAATATCGTTTAAGGCTCTTAAACGGTTCCAATTCCAGGGCTTATAAGTTGGCGTGGGACAATGGTGAACCTATCACAGTATTTGGTGTGGACGGGGGGCTATTGGAAGCGCCAAAAAAATTGCCCTTTCTAATTTTAGGGCCAGCGCAGCGGGTAGATGTATGGTTGGATTTATCTCAACAGTCAGAAAATAGTCGTATTAAACTGGTCCATTTACCTATCCCACTGGACATGATGGGTGGTGGCATGATGAATGGCGGGATGATGGGAAATAGCAGTAGCAATCACTTGCCTTATGACACTCAGTTTGATATTCTGGAAATAAATGTGGGGGCTTTCGCAGAAAACAATGCTCAATTACCTGGTGAGCTCAGTTCTTTCAATACATTGGCGGCCACAGATGCCATCAATAAAGACAATCCCAGGACTTTCACCTTCGCTATGGGCGGAATGATGGAATGGACCATTAACGGTCGCACCTATAATGGCACCGAAGTAGCTGAAGAAGAGACCGTGAAATTAGATACTACCGAAATTTGGCGTATCAATAATGGAAACCAGTTTTCTTCAGATCCTGATGATGACAGCGGAATGATGGGCGGCGGAATGCATGGCAACGGCGGAATGATGGGCGGTCAGGGAGGCATGGGAAATATGATGCAAATGCCACATCCTGTTCATATCCACCAATTACAATTCAACATCTTAAACCGAAACGCTGATAAGGTAGATGATAAGCTTTGGGAAGCAACCAAAGACGGTTTTATCAACGAAGGCTGGCAGGACAGCGTTTATCTTTTACCAGGAATGCAAATGGATTTGATCATGCGATTTGAAGACTATAAAGGATTGTTTCTATACCATTGCCATAATCTGGAGCATGAGGATATGGGCATGATGAGGAACTTTAAAATAGTGTAG
- a CDS encoding helix-turn-helix domain-containing protein — protein MIIEVFVKNMVCNRCIKVVRNELLEAGIDLQEVELGRVVYQSNHPDMDHAKLLKVLSENGFELLESDEKILIEKVKLSLIRLLENLPLQKSGTLSRYLSKETKIDYSRLSRIFSYTENITVEKYFIKLKIEKVKELIQSKQYNFTQISQLLDYTNVNYLSRQFKAETGMNLSQYKKLNNNFRNSLDQIV, from the coding sequence ATGATTATAGAAGTCTTTGTTAAAAATATGGTTTGCAATAGATGTATTAAGGTGGTAAGGAATGAGTTACTTGAAGCAGGTATAGATCTACAGGAGGTTGAGTTGGGTCGTGTAGTTTACCAAAGTAACCACCCTGATATGGATCATGCCAAGTTGCTTAAAGTACTTAGCGAAAACGGCTTTGAACTATTAGAGAGCGATGAAAAAATTTTAATCGAAAAGGTAAAACTTAGTCTAATACGGCTTTTGGAAAACCTTCCCCTGCAAAAATCAGGGACTTTATCCCGCTACTTATCCAAAGAAACCAAAATTGATTATTCGCGGTTGAGTCGGATTTTTTCCTATACCGAAAACATAACGGTAGAAAAGTATTTTATAAAGCTGAAAATTGAAAAAGTAAAAGAGCTCATTCAGTCCAAACAATATAATTTTACCCAGATTAGTCAGCTATTGGATTATACTAATGTAAATTATCTTTCCAGGCAATTTAAAGCAGAAACAGGGATGAATTTATCTCAATATAAAAAACTTAATAACAATTTTAGAAATTCTTTAGACCAAATTGTGTAA
- a CDS encoding heme-binding domain-containing protein, with protein sequence MKTIKIIVLVFFVVFVGIQFVPTNRNQSEVVPKSDFMLVNNVPKDVQDKLKVSCYDCHSNNTAYPWYNKIQPAAWFLEDHIKEGKDELNFNEWGEYSDRRKNSKLRSIISQIEDDEMPLDSYTFIHWDAKFSELEKKEIIKYMTQLKNSL encoded by the coding sequence ATGAAGACAATCAAAATCATTGTACTGGTTTTTTTTGTTGTGTTCGTGGGTATCCAGTTTGTGCCCACCAACCGCAACCAAAGTGAAGTGGTGCCAAAATCCGATTTTATGCTGGTGAACAATGTCCCGAAAGACGTACAGGATAAATTAAAGGTTTCCTGTTATGATTGCCATAGCAACAATACAGCATACCCTTGGTACAATAAAATACAACCAGCTGCCTGGTTTTTAGAGGATCATATAAAAGAAGGAAAAGATGAATTGAATTTTAATGAATGGGGTGAATATTCCGACCGAAGAAAAAACAGCAAACTCCGGTCAATCATCAGTCAGATTGAAGATGATGAAATGCCGCTGGATTCCTACACTTTTATCCATTGGGATGCTAAATTTTCAGAATTGGAGAAAAAGGAAATCATAAAATATATGACCCAGCTTAAAAATAGTTTATAG
- a CDS encoding APC family permease — protein MGNYKENSLSLVGAISMGTNVMIGAGIFALLGQVAELSGEYFPIAFIVGGIISGFSAYSYNKMSNAYPSAGGIAMYLEKAYGKGLVTAFAALLMTFSMIINESLVARTFGSYTLQLFDAPKDSYLIPVLGVGLLIFAFVINIAGNKVIGKSSLAMAILKTGGLLIFAGGAIYASGFVVSDLVPSGGTGGERGVMEYLGALALSILAYKGFTTITNSGGEIVKPHKNVSRTIIISLLICGLTYLLVSWGVISNLSIPEIIEAKDYSLAEASRPLFGQFGLWFTVAIAIIATISGVIASVFAVSRMTAMLTDMKLIPHSHFGMKGSIQKHMLVYIIVIAIVLTIFFDLSRIASLGAIYYLVMDIIIHWGVLTKMRKDIEAKAGIVISAIILDVVVLGSFVYIKIERDPTLIWIAFGSMLLIFLGEKWFLNRKPPEKGAVD, from the coding sequence ATGGGAAATTATAAAGAAAACAGTCTAAGCCTGGTGGGTGCAATATCAATGGGAACCAATGTTATGATTGGTGCAGGGATCTTTGCGCTTCTTGGTCAAGTGGCAGAACTTTCTGGTGAGTATTTTCCAATAGCTTTTATTGTGGGTGGAATTATATCAGGATTTAGTGCTTATTCCTATAACAAGATGTCTAATGCGTATCCATCTGCAGGAGGTATCGCCATGTATTTGGAGAAAGCTTATGGAAAGGGACTTGTAACTGCTTTTGCAGCTTTACTGATGACGTTCTCTATGATTATTAATGAAAGTCTGGTGGCCAGGACCTTTGGTAGTTATACGTTGCAATTGTTCGATGCGCCAAAAGACAGTTATCTCATTCCCGTTTTAGGGGTGGGCCTACTCATTTTTGCCTTTGTAATTAATATTGCAGGCAATAAGGTAATAGGGAAATCCTCCCTTGCCATGGCGATCCTCAAAACCGGTGGGTTATTGATCTTTGCCGGAGGAGCTATCTATGCCTCGGGTTTTGTAGTATCAGATTTAGTACCTTCAGGAGGTACCGGCGGGGAAAGGGGAGTAATGGAGTACCTTGGAGCACTGGCTTTATCTATCCTTGCCTATAAGGGTTTTACTACTATAACCAATAGTGGTGGTGAAATTGTGAAACCACACAAAAACGTGAGCAGGACCATTATCATTTCATTGCTTATTTGCGGGCTAACCTATTTACTCGTTTCGTGGGGGGTGATTTCCAACTTGAGTATTCCTGAAATCATTGAGGCCAAAGATTATAGTCTAGCTGAAGCTTCCAGGCCATTATTTGGTCAATTTGGTTTATGGTTTACCGTGGCTATTGCTATTATCGCCACTATTTCTGGAGTAATTGCCAGTGTTTTTGCAGTTTCAAGAATGACTGCTATGTTAACTGACATGAAGTTGATACCTCACAGTCACTTTGGTATGAAAGGGAGTATACAAAAGCATATGCTGGTGTATATTATAGTAATTGCCATTGTGCTTACTATCTTTTTCGACCTTTCCAGGATAGCCTCCCTTGGCGCAATATATTATTTGGTGATGGATATTATTATTCATTGGGGAGTGCTTACCAAAATGAGAAAGGACATAGAAGCCAAAGCTGGGATCGTAATAAGCGCAATAATTTTGGATGTGGTAGTTTTGGGTTCCTTCGTTTATATTAAAATAGAACGTGATCCCACCCTAATTTGGATAGCATTTGGTTCTATGTTGCTCATATTTTTAGGTGAAAAATGGTTTCTAAATCGAAAACCTCCAGAAAAAGGGGCGGTAGATTAG
- a CDS encoding DUF305 domain-containing protein produces MNSENNNNHKSGGSNYGRFFLMLGLSFVAMYITMYLNTYEYDHVYFSLTRFYMTCLGIAAMAVIMLSLMLKMYKSKKKNIAIYIGSLVLFVSALGLVRAQRPIIGDVLYMKAMIPHHSIAILTSKRADLQDPETKKLAEEIIEAQKREIAQMKKIIYRLENENK; encoded by the coding sequence ATGAATTCAGAAAATAACAATAACCACAAGTCTGGTGGAAGCAATTATGGTCGGTTTTTCCTAATGCTCGGCTTGTCTTTCGTAGCCATGTATATCACGATGTATCTTAATACTTATGAATATGATCATGTGTACTTTAGTTTAACCCGTTTCTATATGACCTGTCTGGGAATAGCGGCTATGGCAGTAATCATGTTATCTCTTATGCTGAAAATGTATAAAAGTAAGAAGAAGAATATCGCTATTTACATCGGTAGCCTGGTGTTATTTGTTTCAGCCTTAGGTTTGGTAAGGGCACAACGTCCCATTATTGGAGATGTCTTATATATGAAAGCGATGATCCCTCACCATTCCATTGCAATTTTAACCAGTAAACGGGCAGACCTTCAGGATCCTGAAACCAAGAAACTGGCCGAAGAAATTATTGAGGCCCAGAAAAGGGAAATCGCCCAAATGAAGAAGATCATTTATCGTTTGGAGAACGAAAATAAATAA
- a CDS encoding DUF3347 domain-containing protein: MRKLSKIGMLFLVVLIFVSCMDKEKGQSVEINTPEEVKNAEKQTEDIADQDFIDGMTGKIWHNYLEIKMALTNDDSGQAKDAAKSMADSFSEERAELKSIAEQLGDTDDIGEQRRLFSKFTELAGPMFEEALSGGTIYKKFCPMAFNNDGAYWYADVEEIKNPYFGDKMLNCGSVKKTIEK, translated from the coding sequence ATGAGAAAATTATCAAAAATTGGGATGTTATTTCTAGTGGTCTTGATCTTTGTTTCCTGTATGGATAAAGAAAAAGGCCAAAGTGTAGAAATTAATACTCCAGAGGAAGTAAAAAATGCTGAAAAGCAAACTGAAGATATTGCTGACCAGGATTTTATAGATGGTATGACTGGAAAAATCTGGCATAATTACCTGGAAATTAAAATGGCACTTACCAATGATGACTCCGGCCAGGCAAAGGATGCAGCGAAAAGTATGGCCGATTCTTTCTCAGAAGAGCGTGCAGAATTAAAATCTATCGCTGAGCAATTGGGAGACACTGATGATATTGGGGAGCAGAGAAGATTATTTTCAAAGTTTACAGAATTGGCTGGGCCTATGTTTGAGGAAGCCCTATCCGGTGGGACCATTTACAAGAAATTCTGTCCTATGGCTTTTAATAATGATGGTGCATACTGGTATGCTGATGTAGAGGAGATTAAAAATCCATATTTCGGTGATAAAATGCTGAATTGTGGTTCCGTAAAAAAAACTATAGAAAAGTAA
- a CDS encoding multicopper oxidase domain-containing protein, translating to MKLKNYFLILLIFLGFSGYSQEELEASVEGNVDDLPVREYTLTLREEQVNKAGKPVMGMTVNGQIPGPTLDFNEGEYAIIYVKNEMSVESSIHWHGMLLPNFYDGVPYLSTPPIEPGKTLKYEFAIKQNGTYWYHSHTMLQEQSGVFGSIVIQPKDKTLEYDKEQVLVLSDWTNEKPQDVMRFLKRGTEWYNIRKGTATPLNQVIARGALGAQVDFWRQRMESADIADIYYPAFLINGEENVEYPEFKPGEKVRLRIIDGSASTSFWMAFGGPDPLLVSADGKDVVPVKRNKTFIAVAETYDFIVTIPENGKLEFKIMAQDGSGTATAYLGQGPIVAAPDVSRPDKIGMMQQMAKMKMKMGAPALKFRPGKDERYQMKEKWGMQMDDNMQMEGMKEMNMDMMNGDKSNGKDMEMKKDEMDGMQMDMKKDSMQMDRSKMAGMDTKKDTKMKEASQMEDMNKTNPTAGREVMDEADGMQGMAMFSQYNYDYLKSPEKTSYDPDVPVSEILLNLTGNMQRYIWSMNGVPLSEADKIKIKGDEVTRITFNNLTMMHHPMHLHGHFFRVINENGEYSPLKHTVNVPPMQKVTIEFYGNEYGDWFFHCHILYHLVGGMARIVSYDTPRDPRLEEYPVSKLLDETDQYYSYGMIDAASHMTTLNLISSNIRNQFSFRGEYGWNKNMEVEAAYDRYLYDYLTVFAGVNVENGMEDSLDEITTTAIAGVRYLTPYLFTLDVRMDSKLRPQISLSRAISIFPRTILFGMYEYQADFGWVDELPQGNNFKKEVTWSTGIEYFLSKNFSLMGSYDNRFGAGGGLSLRF from the coding sequence ATGAAATTGAAAAATTACTTTCTAATCCTACTGATATTTTTAGGTTTTTCGGGTTACAGCCAGGAAGAATTAGAGGCATCCGTAGAAGGAAACGTTGACGATCTGCCTGTGCGGGAATACACGTTGACCTTGCGGGAAGAACAGGTCAACAAGGCTGGCAAGCCGGTTATGGGTATGACCGTAAACGGTCAGATCCCCGGGCCCACATTAGATTTTAATGAAGGGGAATATGCCATAATTTATGTGAAGAATGAAATGAGCGTAGAGTCTTCCATTCACTGGCACGGTATGTTGCTGCCCAATTTTTATGATGGTGTACCCTACCTTTCTACCCCACCTATAGAACCCGGCAAAACCTTAAAATATGAATTTGCAATAAAGCAAAATGGTACCTATTGGTACCATTCCCATACGATGTTGCAGGAACAGAGTGGTGTTTTTGGCTCCATCGTCATACAACCGAAAGACAAAACATTGGAGTATGATAAAGAGCAGGTTTTGGTATTGTCTGACTGGACCAATGAAAAGCCCCAGGATGTAATGCGGTTTTTAAAACGGGGCACAGAATGGTACAATATAAGAAAAGGGACGGCCACACCGCTCAACCAGGTTATTGCCAGGGGGGCACTGGGCGCGCAGGTCGATTTTTGGAGACAGCGTATGGAAAGCGCGGATATAGCGGACATATATTACCCGGCGTTCTTAATAAATGGAGAAGAAAATGTGGAATATCCCGAATTCAAACCTGGGGAGAAAGTACGCCTGCGCATTATTGACGGCTCTGCATCAACTTCATTTTGGATGGCCTTTGGCGGCCCAGACCCTTTGCTTGTCTCGGCAGATGGTAAAGATGTTGTTCCTGTTAAAAGAAACAAAACCTTTATTGCCGTTGCGGAAACCTACGATTTTATCGTGACCATACCGGAGAACGGCAAACTGGAATTTAAAATTATGGCCCAGGATGGCTCCGGAACCGCAACTGCTTACTTGGGCCAAGGCCCTATCGTTGCCGCCCCTGATGTTTCCAGACCGGATAAAATCGGGATGATGCAGCAAATGGCCAAAATGAAAATGAAAATGGGTGCACCCGCTTTAAAATTCCGCCCGGGCAAAGACGAGCGATATCAGATGAAGGAGAAATGGGGCATGCAAATGGACGATAATATGCAGATGGAAGGAATGAAGGAAATGAATATGGATATGATGAATGGGGACAAGTCCAATGGTAAGGATATGGAAATGAAGAAAGATGAAATGGACGGAATGCAAATGGATATGAAAAAGGATTCGATGCAGATGGACCGTTCCAAAATGGCCGGGATGGATACGAAAAAGGATACCAAAATGAAAGAGGCCTCTCAAATGGAGGATATGAACAAGACGAACCCGACTGCCGGACGGGAAGTAATGGACGAAGCAGATGGCATGCAGGGAATGGCTATGTTTTCGCAATACAACTATGACTACCTGAAGTCGCCAGAGAAGACCAGCTATGATCCCGATGTGCCCGTATCCGAAATCCTACTGAACCTTACCGGGAATATGCAACGCTATATCTGGAGTATGAACGGTGTCCCTTTATCTGAGGCAGATAAAATAAAAATCAAGGGAGACGAGGTGACCAGGATTACTTTTAACAACCTGACTATGATGCACCACCCCATGCACCTTCACGGCCACTTCTTTAGGGTCATCAATGAAAACGGGGAATATTCCCCTCTAAAACACACGGTCAATGTACCGCCAATGCAAAAGGTGACCATTGAATTCTATGGCAATGAATACGGCGATTGGTTTTTCCATTGCCATATCCTTTACCATTTAGTAGGTGGTATGGCACGCATTGTAAGCTATGACACCCCTAGGGATCCAAGGTTAGAGGAATATCCTGTCTCCAAGCTCTTGGATGAGACCGATCAGTATTATTCCTACGGAATGATAGATGCGGCATCGCATATGACCACATTGAACCTGATATCGTCCAATATCCGAAATCAATTCAGTTTTCGGGGGGAATACGGGTGGAACAAGAATATGGAGGTGGAAGCTGCTTATGATAGATACCTTTATGATTATTTGACAGTTTTTGCCGGTGTAAATGTCGAGAACGGAATGGAGGATAGCCTCGATGAGATAACAACAACAGCAATAGCAGGTGTACGATATCTCACTCCTTACTTATTTACGTTGGATGTGCGAATGGACAGCAAATTGCGCCCGCAAATTAGCCTGAGCCGTGCGATCAGTATTTTTCCGCGAACAATATTGTTCGGAATGTACGAGTACCAGGCAGATTTTGGGTGGGTAGATGAACTGCCTCAAGGAAATAATTTCAAAAAAGAGGTTACCTGGAGTACAGGTATTGAATATTTTTTATCCAAGAATTTTTCCTTGATGGGAAGCTATGACAACCGTTTTGGCGCTGGTGGTGGATTATCATTACGATTCTAA